A segment of the Xenopus tropicalis strain Nigerian chromosome 6, UCB_Xtro_10.0, whole genome shotgun sequence genome:
TAACATAACCATGCATGTGATTAATGGATAGTGCaatattttgtctgctgttttCTTTTTTGCCTTTATTTCCCTGAGCATAAACatcacaacaacaaaaaaatcaggACTTTTTACtgttatagataaaaaaaaaaaaatggagtgctcattggagTAGAGTGCTTATTGCACATGTGAATTTATAGGCAGAACATGAGTTCCTTTCTCTTGTTCATGTATGCCATATTTAGAGCAGTTCAAGTATGTAGAAAATCGTAATTGACTTTTGCTATGATTCATTGTCACAAGAGAAGACACTGCTGTTGCTTTTAAGCTGGACTGACAAGTAGTAATCTGAGAGAGTCAGTTATTTAAAATATGATTCCGAAAAATCAAGCAACACAAAAGTCAAGCAACACAAAAAAACCAAGTACTTGTACTTATTTATAGATCATATCTGTCCTAGAAGGTGCAAATAAAATACTGTCAGCAACTACTGTACTACAGTTTCTGAAGAAATTACAGTTTTTATACATGTACGATGACAGTACACCATATGTATAtgatgcactttcatttttttgaatgTTACTGACCCCCTTTACACTCTAGTGTTATACAGCTGTACagcccattacccagaatgctctggaccaagggactctctgtaccttaagtctactaaaaaaatcaaaacattaaacccaataggattgttttgtatccaataaggataaattatttcttagttgggatcaaatacaagttactggtttatttttacagagaaaaaggaaatttaatttgaaaaatctgaattaattaattaaaatggagtctaagagagacaggctttccgtaattcagagctttttggataatgcgtttctgaataacagatcccatacctgtatttaaatttcATTGTGTTAACAAACTTTGCTTCCCCTTATATTTGTCTCTGCAGATAAACCAAGTATCATGTGAAAACTGTCTAGCTATTATATCACTGGCCATAAATGGGGTTACAGATGGTAAGTATTAAATCAATGAcaaatatatcatattaagaaGGTATAATTCATAGTGTCCAACCTCCTGTTTAGATTTTGGAATGTCTTACATTTCTGTGTAAAATGTGCCTATGGCAGACTGAGAATGAACAAAAGGAATTGTCCCTGAGAGAATTCAGCGATAGTCTTGCCTTGTTGATAGCTCAGAGCAAATTATTTCTATCTCTTAAATGCACTGAAGAGCCTGCATGTATGGGATTTGCATTATAAGGCAGCTTCTTCCTCAGTAAAATGAACCCAAGTAGAGTAAAAGCATTTGTACCAGGGTGCCAAAGCGGATTTGACTCTCCAGAAATACTACCTGAAATTCTATCTTTTATGTAAGCCTTTTGAAAAAACAAGAAATCAATTTGAAATCAAATTAAATTATCTCCTCCGTTGCCCCTTCCTGGTGCCAGCTTCTccatactaaacattttaattCAACCtcatgttctatttatttatttctcttcaCATATCagttttttactgtaataattttTATTGCATCACATATATCCACTTTGCCCCTTCCACACTTGTGTTCAGTGGGACCAAAGGAAGTCTGAGTGTACATTTGACCCTCttggttggtgctcctgttaggagaaaacagtacCAGCCCGGTAGCTGCGAACGAGTGAtcttcttcctcctgtcttcttttttttttttgcgatccCGGGGCTGACGTATGAACCGTAGAGTGAAAAATCcagcttttttgtttaagttcatCTTCGcagtctactgcgcatgcgcaagcgacATAAAGACAGAAGAGGCTCGCTCTATCCCAGTTACCCTGGACTGGTGTGGgagattacaatcattggggggggtgccaaacattttggcacccccagtgactgtacctttcctCCTTTAAACACCCTCTTCTCTTTACTGCTCACCATCCTCTTTTTATCACATGTCATTTGAATAAAGGGACGATATTTAGTAAGACCAAGCAAGCTGCACTAAACACAATGGTTTACTTACttgctgttatttattttttttaaaaagcgtgAGCTGCCCCTCGTGCTTGCTTTGGGTTTTTCCCATTAAGAATTCTGCAATTGGCTGCAAAATTGATGCCGTTTCTATGGAGACTGCCCAAGTTACTGttcaagttactgttttattattacagagaaaagagaaaaataatgtttaaaaattagaattatttgctttgttatACAGGCAGGGTTGAACTGAGGGGtgaagggccctgcaggtgtcccttaacccccctcacagggtcccccacctgacgtcctactccgagcacgtaaatttaacatGGCAGGgaaggagcggtcaggcagggggagcactgcaagagtcgggtctgggccgccggggcctaccgggatttttcctggtgtcccaacggcccagtctgaccctgtatacaGGTGCTTTCTTTTGTTTTGGGGATGTTGCACAGTATTCTAACAATATATGTTTTCAGGTATTTGCACTGCAACGACACCATTTGTGCTCTTGGGAGATGTGCTTGACTGTCTGCCTCTAGCGTACTGCGACAAGATCTTCACTTTTGTTGAGAAAAATGTTGGTACCTGGAAATCTGTAAGTAAAGTTGTGTGTGCCCTTTTGAATGTATAGAGGCACTCCTATGCAAAAGAAGAATGATTCTACCATATTATCATTCTGTTCAACCCTCTCTATTTTTAGTATGTGTTTTACTAATTTACACACATCTGTACGTTCATGTAGTTAGCTACATTGATACCTGGTTACTGGTGCACGTATACTTCTTCTTGGACATAAATCACAGTGTGCAAAAGATTGTGTCAGGGAAAGTGACAGCGTGCATTATGCAATATATTACGTCTGCATCtctaaaaacaaaaatgctcatcaagtaattttatttttaaggcTACTACCAACTAATAGGGATTTGTACATTATTATTGTCATAGCCCTTAAAAACCTTTTACATGATGGAGCTGTGACGGGAGGGCACTCTTTGTATGTTTCTTTTTAATTGTTTCTTGTCAATTTAAAGACACAGTGCACCTTTCCAAAACTTATCATTTTCAAAtggtatattgcaaatatttttataaatcttgttttctgtttttttacagttattttttaaTCTAGGTTAAATGCTAGGTTGTGACCTGCCAAATTTGATTTTGTGAGAATAAACTGCCCCGATAACCTTAAAATGATATGCCAATTCTAATTCTGTAAATTGTAAAGATACTTTAATGCTAAAACATTAACCACTATGCCTTTTCCAGGCCTTGTGTTAACTAAAGCCACTAAACAAAAAAACTGCTTATATATTTAACCTGTATCAGCCATATGAAACTTTGTCATGACTATGCTTTTGAATTCTGCACCTATTTTAGTCCTGGTCCCCATGTCATGATCACAGCCCTACTCCAGTTTCACCATTTTGTTACTGTGAATGCATAAATGTCACACTGAACTTGTCTCTACATGTGCAAGTAGAAATGGCCTAGGGAAGAGGGAACACCTATATCTGTCTGCACACAAAGAGTTTTTGTTCTGTGACTTGCTGCATGAAAACTGACCATTAATTCCACCCCCATGTTCTGAATCAAAATTCCAGTATATTTCTTATCACTAAATATCAGACAAAATCATAATTTTTCTTCTAGAATACATTTTACTCAGCGGGGAAAAACTACCTGCTACGGATGTGTAATGGTGAGTGCcctattttcttgttttttttttttaataaaaatatttgattatttttaagaatgcaccaaatctaggattcaatttgagatttggCTAAATTCTTGCAATAATATAATTTCTATTTATTAGTTACAGGAGAACTTACAAGTTGCAAATAGAACACTTCTTTAGTAAGCAAACAGCAGGTCAATGCATTTCAATAAAGTTACAGCTTGTACAATAAGCAAAGGTATTACAAGCGTGCATACTAGTGGGATTTATTCCCCTCAATACAAATGGTCAAATTGTATCTCAGTGAGCTCCTTAGTAAATCCTTTCCTGCGTCTTGTAGGATAGCCAATATTGTATTGTACTTAGTGGCATGAGATTTTAATATAGCAGTACAAACACATTTATTCCTGGGCAGTAAGTAAGCAAGTAACACTTAAGCCTTTCTTACTGATGAGCTAGGATACACCCATGTTGTTAAACCAGTTAATTGTGATTGTCAGCTGCCACACCTAtgtagaaaacaaaaatgtacagATACTTAAGGTATTATTGTAAATACTACTTATAAATAGGGCATAATTTATCTTAAAGAAGAAATAGtctaaaataaatatagctaCAAATGTAGGCAGGTATACAGCTATCTTATagactgaacttactgtaccaactCAGCAGCCTACCTGTGCATTCAGAGTTAACTATAGTTCCCCAAATCTTTAGTCCATCTTTTTAACATCAGTGACAACACACTTGCTTAGTGTTCAATGGGCTGTTGTTAAGCAGATCAAGTTATATTTGCTATAGTAACTAATTCTACAgggcttattattattttactcgACTTTTACACGACTTtatcattattttcattatttaaaggGAGTGTCACATTTTAGTATGGTAGTTCCCAGACTGTGGCACTATCCTAGGGGTGTCAAGAGAAGGCAATTTAGGGCAAGGTTTGAGGAGAATGCCTTTTACTACATGCCCAAGGAAAACAAGATTTAGGGTCAGTTTGGGTGCATGGATTTGTTGCAATGAACTCCTGGCTTGAGAATTATAATGCACAACCAACGCATTTTCTCTGCACCTGTAGACTGTGAGCTGTGAAAATTCCTGGTGTTTTGTTGCTGTAACTTTATCTATAAAACGATCAGAGACCAGTGTGAGTGAATACACTGTTATAGATCACAACCATAAAGAATATCGGGACAGTAATTGTTAATGGTATTGTATGAGGTTttggaaattatattttttatacatttagatcTCTTAAGAAGACTATCAAAATCTCAGAACACAGTTTTCTGTGGAAGGATTCAACTATTTCTTGCACGACTCTTCCCTCTCTCTGAAAAATCTGGTAAGCATAATGTCACTGAAGTGGAATTATTGTTTCTACTGACCAGTTAGCTGTATAGCACTGATTTTCCACTGTGATCTGTTTGTGCTTTATTAAAGGCTTGAACTTGCAGTCACAGTTTAATTTGGAGAATGTCACTGTATTTAATGCCAATGAGCAGGAAAGCACATTGGGACAGAAggcaagtgttttttttgtttgttcattCTCATGTTATCCTAATGCTTGGGATAGCATCCATCCATTGTTCCTAGCACCCGTTGAAAGCCTCTGGCTATTGGCTGGGAGCTTGGCATTATAAATCATGTATATTGGATATTCCTGGAAGTTAAAGTGCTGGCTTTCACACTTGCACGCAACCTTTGCTGCCATGAATTTTGTGTTTATTAGGTGGAAGAAAAAGATGACGGGATGGAGATTGAAGAAGGGGAAATGGGAGATGATGATGCACCTAATAGTTCGTAAGTTtacttgaaggaaaactataccccccattTTGATGAGCACATTCAGTCTGCACTCTGGCCAAGGGCTAAGCACAGGTGACAAATAGCCAGAGAAGCTTAGTCTGCTTCTAAGAGTATTCACATTAGGATGGGTGACCTCTCTGTGGTCTTTACTTTATGTAAAGAAAGTTAAGAAAAATTGTTTAGGAGCCTGAATAATGGGGCAGCTTTGGGTTGATCAGTCGCTGCATCTGGCAGAATTGGCCAGGTCCCCCCAGCATTGTGGTAGCAAATGCCAGTGTATTGATTCCTTGTGTGTTTGTTACACTTTGTGGACATCATCCTTACAGCACTCAAATGTATTTTACAGATCTATCCCCATAGACTACAACCTGTATAGGAAGTTCTGGACACTTCAAGACTTCTTCAGGAATCCTGTGCAGTGTTACGACAAGAACTCCTGGAAAACCTTTCTCAAAGTACATAAATCTCATCTGCCTATTCTACTGACAATACAACATCTTGCAGAATTTTGGCTTTTCttctttactttatttattttctttttccttccttCCAAGTCTGTGAATATTGTTTCTTGTAGTCCTCCTTTTCCTTCAGCTTTTCCAAACATAATTATCTAAACCATTGTTGCTGACAACTGAACAGTTGGGTACTTTTTAAATCTTAATGTGGTGCGTTTCTGTTGTGTTAGTTTTCAGATGAAGTTCTTACTGTATTTAAAAGTTATAAGCTGGATGATACTCAGGCATCAAGGAAAAAGATCGAAGAGCTAAAATCTGGAGGAGAACATGTGTATTTTGCCAAATTTTTGACCAGTGAAAAGGTAATTTCTTGGTATTCCTTGAAAGAAATGTATGATTCCAGTTAACCTCATTATTATCATTGTATCATTTATACAGCTAAAGGGGTGGATCAtgttcaggttaacttttagccTTTCTCCTCTGCCTCTTCTctggcttttaaatgggggtcactcaccccagcagccacaaactattgctttgtgataatattgttgttatttttttattacatattctaTGTAGGTCCTCTCCTTTTCACATTCCTGTCtctttcacaccactgcctggttactagggtaaataagaccctaacaacaagctgctgaaaaaaaactaaataactaaaaaaaaaaaaaacattcaaaatagaaaatgaagaccaaatgcaaattcttAAAATATCAGTGTccacatcacactaaaagttaatgtaaaggtgaactacctattTAACCTTTTGCCTACCACTGTCTatgtttacaaaatattttctacTCAACATTAAAGCTATAAATTCTATTTGCTTATAAACTACACTTTCCAGTGTGGTTTCAGAAGTCATTTATTGCATTTACTGTTCATTTTTTGACTAGAACACGTGTTATGAGTGACAGAGACTGCAAAGAGATTTCTGTGTTTGATGTTTTATAAACTATGCATTTTTTTGGTTTGGCTTTTCTTTACATTCAATTTGTCAGTTACAGATCTTTAGAGGCAGCATATATTATGTTCTCAGACTTTAAGAACCTGTGCTATGCTTTGTTGGTTTCAGTTAATGGATCTGCAGCTGAGTGACAGCAACTTCCGTCGCCATATATTGGTTCAGTACCTTATTCTGTTTCAGTATCTAAAGGGACAAGTCAAATTTAAAAGGTAACTAGTGGAAATGAAATACCTCTTATGAATCTATTGGGCAGATGGCACACACTTGCATTACTTTATAAATGGCATAATCTTGTGACCTGTGCGGACATTTAAACAAAATGAATGCGTTTTGAGAGAGTTATAATTTACGTATGTGTGAAAAGTCCTTTGTAACAAACATTTGGTGTACACTGGTTTCCAGCCGTTTCCAAGAGATTAAAGAATTTGGCCCATTTATAGAACAATGCTtagaaaataattctattttatcTTTTCAGTACATAGTAATGCAAAAGAGCATAATCTTATGCCAAAAAGTGCTGTTCAAGGTCTGTTGCGTTGCACATACTGTACCTCATCTGCCTAAAGACCCTCTTACGTGACATTTTCAGATTGTGTGTTGCGTGGCCATTTCTAAATTGTATATAAGAATACCCACAGTGAATGCATTATCCCTCTTTAAATTTATAAAGTATCTCGCTGCCAAATGCAACTCTAAATCACATTGCTGTGTAGGATGGTCTGTGTTGCCAAAAGGCTCAACTTTGGCTTGGGAGTGGTCTTCACACAATGGCAGGTGCACTTTAATCTTAGTGGCTCTTATTCTAAACCTGAATCAAACATGGAACAGTAACAATGTATTTGTATCTAAGGTTTATAATAAGTAGGGAAAGTATTAAGGGCTCGCTGAGAATAGGCTTGATAGTGTATAGATTTAAGGTATAGAGCTTTTCTTACATTGTCTATTTTGTATTTCAGTTCCAATTATATTCTTCTAGATGAACAGTCTCTTTGGATTGAGGACACCACCAAGCTTGTCCATCAGGTGTGTGTAACTATAGAGTATTACTGTTTTTATGAGTCATTTCCTACCTGAAAACCAGATGTGATTCATTTCTCTCCCATCATACAGCTGCTTTCTGAAACACCTCCAGTTGGGGAAAAGTTTTCTAAAACAGTGGAGGTAAGATTATAATTTCAGCCTTCTGATCTGGTGAATAGCTATACAGTATTATAACTGATCTAACGGAATCAGAAATGTTGTTTCAGCATATACTGAATACTGAAGAAAACTGGAACGCATGGAAAAACGAAGGCTGTCCAAGTTTTGTAAAGGAAAGgtaaggcattttttttattttccaactttttataagtttttacaatacatgtaaaccataataCTTACACGGCTTACTTTATCAGTATCTGCaaagagaaaagtaaaacatTGTAACTTAACAAATAGAAATGTCACACACATAACTATAGTTATAGTATTGACACCAGAAatattcttccatatttttttgAGCTTCCTGTATGAATGTTCTTTCCTAAATATTTAttggaattgccatttcatatACTACATTACTGCTAATTTCTCTCatcagctgggaaatgtttggaacctcctgttttttccaatttctagcaattaaaagtctgactgtatttgataattgaaaaattactatttccagagctttgttaggaattttgtcataaatgttAAATAGCACCACTTCCggagataaaacaaaatcttgtGAGATGAAATTCGATATTAGAGAAAATGCTGAAGTCCAGAGGGATTGGATAGTAGAACAGGACCACCATAATGCGCAACATTTCTCCTATTTCATTGTTACACCTCCGACAAGTTAATActcttttaaaaaatctttactCCAACCTTTTAAGACCCGTTTTCAGAATGGGTTCCAAAATAGAAATTGGTGCCAATggagaaggaaaaggagagtATAATGGATCAATTATGCTTTTTCTCAAATTTTGACTGCAACTTTCAATGTAGGAGGCAAATCTATGTAATTATTCTTAACACCTTTACCATCTGACCATAGTAGTTTATCCCATGAAAATAGTTTCAGAAGAGTAGTTTCAATTTCTACCCATTTTTTTTGTGACTGTATGGATAAATAAGTCTATAGTTTGTATATTGGCTTTGAAGTATTTCTTTAGATCTGGAGCTCCAAGACCTGCTTTATTTCTTTGAAGAATAGATTTGGATACGCTAGGATACTCTTTCTTATTCCAGATAAATTGGTAAAACACATTAGTaatcttacaaaaaaaaacaaactggagGGGATTGAAATAAGGATAGTACAAAACAAATATAGTAGTTTAGGTAACAACAGCATTTTTATAGCAGCAATTCTTCCCATCCAAGAAATAAATAAGGGCTTCTATGtaattatttaatctttaaaagcTTGAATCAATGGCCCAATTTTTCTGgatgttttgttaattttatacCCAGGTAAAATGTATAATCTTTCCGCCAGTGAAATTTAAACTGACGTTTTAATGGAGATTGATCTTTAAGTGGTATGTTAAACATCATAGCTTGAGatttattctcatttattttatagtaagAAATGTCTCCAAATTCttgtaatatttgtttaaatttggATAATCTCTCTTTAGGATTAGATAGTACTATAATAATGTCATAGACATAGTGTATAAACCTATATGATGATTTTTAGAGCCGATTCGTATTGTATGTATTAAATCTATAAATGATTATCTTTAGAGACTTGTGAATTGTATGTATTAAATCTATAAATCTAGTATTATCAGTGGATTGCCTGCCTTTAATAAAACCCACTTGGTCACTATTCAAGACCTCAGTTAGAATATCTTGGAACCCATTTGAAAAAAAttttgaataaaattttaaatcacaGTTTAGTAAAGAAATTGGTCTCTTTGGTATCTTTGTTGGGTCTTTCCCCTCTTTTGGTCTATCCGTTATTGTAGCCTGTAGTATTTCATCCGGAAAATGGCCTCCTGATAGTATAGTATTAAACAATTCTGTTCATTTTAGGACTAGTAATTTTGCAAATAACTTGTAATATAATACTGGTAAACCATCTGgtccaggctttttttttaaaggagaagtttttATGGCATCTTCTACTTCTTGTTGAGAAATCGTGAATTCAAGATATTTATTTGATCTGCAGTTCAAATATCAGAAATTAATCTATGCTTTGAGGATTGGGTTGAATCATTGTATTATCCTCTTTTAAATTATAGGTAGGTAATATTGAGCAAACGCTTCTGCAATATCTAAGGGGTTAGATATAATTTTACCATTATCCCTCTTATTTTAGATTTAACTTTAGCTTTTGTGGGCACACCATTGAGTATTCATAGAAGTATCATTAGATGAATTAAGTTCAAAATATTCTTGTAGACATTTAGAATAAAACTCTCTTTTAAATTACTCAATAAAGCCTCATTTAGTCTTCATATACTTGTTGGAATATTTTTTGTGGGTTCATTAATATTTCTGAGCGTGAT
Coding sequences within it:
- the thoc1 gene encoding THO complex subunit 1, translated to MASSYSDGGVPNGSNMSPLSFCLTEAKDKFTVATREAVGCKNIKPLLNIFTQLPGSENEKKPTLDQVFRVVLEEEIINQVSCENCLAIISLAINGVTDGICTATTPFVLLGDVLDCLPLAYCDKIFTFVEKNVGTWKSNTFYSAGKNYLLRMCNDLLRRLSKSQNTVFCGRIQLFLARLFPLSEKSGLNLQSQFNLENVTVFNANEQESTLGQKVEEKDDGMEIEEGEMGDDDAPNSSSIPIDYNLYRKFWTLQDFFRNPVQCYDKNSWKTFLKFSDEVLTVFKSYKLDDTQASRKKIEELKSGGEHVYFAKFLTSEKLMDLQLSDSNFRRHILVQYLILFQYLKGQVKFKSSNYILLDEQSLWIEDTTKLVHQLLSETPPVGEKFSKTVEHILNTEENWNAWKNEGCPSFVKERPTETKPQKMAKKRPLPEEFLGKGSNKKMSMGNDELTRLWNLCPDNMEACRSESREFMPSLEQFFEEAIEQADPENMVDNEYKVVNNANYGWRALRLLARRSPHFFQPTNQQFKSLPEYLENMVIKLAKELPPPSEEIKTVDEDEDEDNESLLKENNESPAEVQQQKLSMSEQIESFANKLGEHWKTLAPHLDMKEMDIKVIESDTEDAKMRAKLLLLAWQEREGGHANLENLISALNSAGLNELAESITNDSENGS